The Methylomarinum vadi genome has a window encoding:
- a CDS encoding glycosyl transferase family protein: protein MNEHPFAEFIKILGKGKKGSRPLTQDEAYRAMTMIMNDQVEPIQLGAFMMLMRVKEETPEELAGFVAAARESFHHDTQTISADLDWSSYAGKRRHLPWFLLASLLLAENGIRVFMHGAEGHTEGRIYTRNVLAILGINAATSIDQAARQLQENNFSYLSLEHICPKLYDMINLRPMMGLRSPVHTLVRLLNPFDAAYSIQGIFHPSYRQVHQKAALLLQQPHMAVLKGEGGETERNPDMDCLVQSVHYDELSEENWPAIFERRHIKPEELNPQQLAQLWRGEFSDEYAEATVIGTAAIALKLLGKADNQQQAEALAQSYWNARDKERFST, encoded by the coding sequence ATGAACGAACATCCGTTTGCCGAATTTATCAAAATATTGGGTAAAGGCAAGAAGGGCTCGCGCCCATTGACCCAAGACGAAGCCTATCGCGCCATGACGATGATCATGAACGACCAGGTCGAACCGATCCAATTGGGCGCCTTCATGATGCTGATGCGGGTCAAGGAAGAAACGCCCGAAGAGTTGGCCGGTTTCGTCGCGGCGGCCCGGGAAAGTTTTCACCACGACACGCAAACAATCTCTGCCGATCTCGACTGGTCGTCATACGCCGGCAAACGCCGTCATTTGCCTTGGTTTCTGTTGGCTTCGCTACTGCTGGCGGAAAACGGCATCCGCGTGTTCATGCATGGCGCCGAGGGCCATACCGAGGGCCGCATCTATACCCGCAATGTACTGGCCATCCTGGGCATAAACGCCGCGACCTCGATCGACCAAGCCGCCCGGCAACTGCAGGAAAACAATTTTAGTTACCTGTCATTGGAACATATTTGTCCGAAACTTTACGACATGATCAACCTCCGACCGATGATGGGTTTGCGTTCACCGGTGCATACGCTGGTCAGACTGTTAAATCCGTTTGATGCCGCTTACAGCATTCAAGGCATTTTCCACCCCAGTTACCGTCAGGTGCATCAAAAGGCCGCGCTGTTATTGCAGCAACCGCATATGGCGGTGCTGAAGGGCGAAGGTGGCGAAACCGAACGTAACCCGGATATGGACTGTTTGGTACAGAGTGTGCATTACGATGAATTAAGCGAAGAAAACTGGCCGGCTATATTCGAGCGCCGCCATATTAAGCCGGAAGAACTGAATCCGCAGCAGCTGGCACAATTATGGCGAGGCGAATTCAGCGATGAATACGCCGAAGCCACCGTCATCGGCACCGCGGCGATTGCCTTGAAATTATTAGGCAAGGCCGATAACCAACAACAGGCGGAGGCCCTTGCCCAGAGCTATTGGAACGCGCGCGACAAAGAAAGGTTTTCCACATAG
- a CDS encoding PilZ domain-containing protein, producing the protein MAEERSYRKNLAIKGFVYMGGQELEVKVRNVSITGLLAELKTEGVMNDVKDVFQAIKLSPVIDIYLPELRVAGEAEMVRSEKVDGHLLFALEFRNIYYDVDNLVYSRRAYRKNMAAPGHVWINGESHTFTTENVSVDGLMIRLEGKLDLEPGAVLRYEFKRLELSGEAKVIWREQGEETTLLGLEYLYLEKDSIKGVPRFIHE; encoded by the coding sequence ATGGCGGAAGAACGTTCTTATCGAAAAAATCTAGCGATAAAAGGTTTTGTCTACATGGGCGGGCAGGAACTGGAGGTCAAGGTCAGGAATGTTTCCATCACCGGTTTGTTGGCCGAATTGAAGACTGAAGGCGTGATGAATGATGTTAAGGATGTTTTTCAGGCCATCAAGCTATCGCCAGTGATCGACATCTATTTGCCCGAACTCAGAGTGGCTGGTGAAGCCGAGATGGTTAGGTCGGAAAAAGTCGATGGCCACCTTCTGTTCGCGCTCGAGTTTCGTAATATTTATTACGATGTCGACAATTTGGTTTACTCGCGGCGCGCTTACCGAAAAAACATGGCGGCGCCGGGACATGTATGGATCAATGGCGAATCGCACACCTTCACTACCGAAAACGTTTCCGTCGATGGCCTGATGATTCGGTTGGAGGGCAAATTGGATTTGGAACCTGGCGCGGTTCTTCGTTATGAGTTTAAGCGGCTGGAATTGTCGGGTGAGGCTAAGGTGATATGGCGTGAGCAGGGCGAGGAAACTACTTTGTTAGGTCTGGAATACCTGTATCTGGAGAAGGATTCGATCAAGGGGGTTCCTCGGTTTATCCATGAATAA